One segment of Micromonospora parathelypteridis DNA contains the following:
- a CDS encoding RNA polymerase sigma factor: MTGPTVEQVITRVHHEEWARVVASLARRFGDLGVAEDATAEAFLAAAERWPREGVPPNPGGWLATTATRKAIDRLRRESQHDAKHQAARIVYDDTPHEPTGPVEDDRLRLVFTCCHPALALEARVALTLRLLGGLTVPEIARAFLVQETTMARRITRAKAKIKAAHIPYRVPWANDIRERLTGVLAVVYLVFNEGYLASEGDDPVRVDLTDEAIRLGRLLRTLLPDDGEVAGLLALMLLTDARRSARVSGTGELVTLDQQDRSAWNRALIAEGSALIRERIKAFAAGGDPPGRYQLQAAINAVHTDAPSARDTDWSTIVALYGRMVLLDPSPIVWLNRSVAVAEVDGPGAGLAEVDRLAEVLDGYHAFHAARADLLRRLGRGGESRAAYDRAIALAGNPAERAYLTRRRDQLAG, translated from the coding sequence GTGACTGGTCCCACTGTCGAGCAGGTGATCACCCGCGTCCACCACGAGGAGTGGGCGCGGGTGGTCGCCAGCCTCGCGCGCCGTTTCGGCGACCTCGGCGTCGCCGAGGACGCGACGGCGGAGGCATTCCTGGCCGCCGCCGAGCGGTGGCCGCGCGAGGGCGTACCCCCTAATCCCGGCGGTTGGCTCGCCACCACCGCGACCCGCAAGGCGATCGATCGGCTCCGTCGAGAGTCGCAGCACGACGCCAAGCACCAGGCGGCCCGGATCGTGTACGACGACACCCCTCACGAGCCGACCGGTCCGGTCGAGGACGACCGGCTCAGACTGGTCTTCACCTGCTGCCACCCTGCGCTCGCGTTGGAGGCCAGGGTGGCGCTCACCCTGCGACTGCTCGGTGGTCTCACCGTCCCCGAGATCGCCCGCGCATTTCTGGTGCAGGAGACCACGATGGCGCGACGGATCACCCGCGCCAAGGCAAAGATCAAGGCGGCACACATCCCCTACCGCGTGCCCTGGGCCAACGACATCCGCGAGCGTCTCACCGGCGTGCTCGCGGTCGTCTACCTCGTCTTCAACGAGGGTTATCTCGCCAGCGAGGGGGACGACCCGGTACGCGTCGACCTCACCGACGAGGCGATCCGCCTCGGCCGCCTGCTCCGAACTCTCCTCCCCGACGACGGCGAGGTAGCCGGCCTACTTGCCCTGATGCTCCTCACCGACGCCCGGCGGTCGGCGCGCGTCTCCGGCACCGGGGAGCTGGTGACCCTCGACCAGCAGGACCGCAGCGCGTGGAACCGCGCCCTCATCGCCGAGGGCAGCGCCTTGATTCGCGAGCGGATCAAGGCGTTCGCCGCCGGCGGTGACCCACCCGGGCGCTACCAGTTGCAGGCCGCGATCAACGCGGTCCACACGGATGCCCCATCCGCCCGGGACACCGACTGGTCCACGATCGTCGCCCTCTACGGCCGCATGGTGCTGCTCGACCCCTCGCCGATCGTGTGGCTCAACCGGTCGGTCGCGGTCGCCGAGGTCGACGGTCCCGGGGCCGGGCTCGCCGAGGTCGACCGGCTCGCCGAGGTTCTTGACGGCTATCACGCCTTCCACGCCGCGCGCGCGGACCTGCTGCGGCGGCTCGGGCGCGGCGGCGAGTCGCGGGCCGCGTACGACCGGGCCATCGCTCTCGCCGGTAACCCGGCGGAACGGGCCTACCTCACCCGCCGCCGCGACCAGCTCGCCGGCTGA
- a CDS encoding DinB family protein, translated as MAQDNITTFVDKDLRGARFNRSTLAGAVMRGVDVNGLDIDAPWLAEGALLVNGVDVVPIVEAELNRRFPGRDLRQAKDPEGLRTAWAALERAWAAAIDRVLSMPEGSADVSIDGEWSFAQTLRHLAFATDTWLGKAILRLPQPFHPLGQPHAEYETDGYDMSIFAVDPPTFAAIRQLRAERQAMVRDFLATVTPDLLAESRPSAWSPEHHQTVLRCLHVIFDEEWEHLRFALRDIDAQR; from the coding sequence ATGGCCCAGGACAACATCACCACGTTCGTCGACAAGGACTTGCGGGGTGCACGGTTCAACAGGTCGACACTGGCCGGCGCGGTGATGCGGGGCGTCGATGTGAACGGGCTGGACATCGACGCGCCGTGGCTGGCGGAAGGTGCTCTCCTGGTGAACGGTGTCGACGTCGTGCCGATCGTCGAAGCTGAGCTCAACCGGCGGTTCCCAGGGCGCGATCTGAGGCAGGCCAAGGACCCGGAGGGGTTGCGCACGGCGTGGGCCGCTCTCGAACGGGCCTGGGCGGCCGCGATCGACCGGGTCCTGTCCATGCCCGAGGGCAGCGCCGACGTTTCGATTGACGGTGAGTGGTCGTTCGCGCAGACGCTGCGCCACCTCGCGTTCGCCACCGACACATGGCTCGGCAAGGCGATCCTGCGCCTGCCACAGCCCTTCCACCCGCTCGGCCAGCCGCACGCCGAGTATGAGACCGACGGTTACGACATGTCGATCTTTGCCGTCGACCCGCCAACTTTCGCGGCGATACGTCAGTTGCGAGCCGAGCGCCAGGCGATGGTGCGGGATTTCCTCGCGACCGTCACGCCGGACCTGCTGGCCGAGTCTCGGCCAAGCGCGTGGTCACCCGAACACCACCAAACCGTCCTGCGCTGCCTTCACGTGATCTTCGACGAGGAATGGGAGCACCTTCGCTTCGCGCTGCGTGACATCGACGCGCAGCGTTGA
- a CDS encoding YciI family protein, whose product MPRYLLSVYGPAEQEAELRAFADTDAFTERLQGDGRLVFADGLEPATTATTVDGQGGRPAYTDGPYLETTEHLDAFWVIEAADLDVALALAVEGSKACRRAVEVRPCRTERAPSERC is encoded by the coding sequence GTGCCCAGATACCTGCTGTCCGTCTACGGACCGGCTGAGCAGGAGGCCGAGCTGCGGGCGTTCGCCGACACAGATGCCTTCACCGAGAGGCTCCAGGGAGACGGTCGCCTTGTCTTCGCCGACGGCCTGGAGCCCGCGACGACCGCCACCACGGTCGATGGACAGGGTGGGAGGCCGGCCTACACCGACGGGCCCTACCTGGAGACGACCGAGCATCTCGACGCCTTCTGGGTCATCGAGGCGGCCGACCTCGACGTGGCCCTGGCGCTCGCCGTCGAGGGGTCGAAGGCGTGCCGCCGCGCGGTCGAGGTGCGCCCCTGCCGAACCGAAAGAGCGCCGTCGGAGCGCTGCTGA
- a CDS encoding MFS transporter: protein MTSTVSATQRVKPIIGPAWLVLSLVCACQFMVILDASIVNVALPSIRRDLGFTPTGLAWVVNGYLLTFAGFMLLGGRAADLFGQRRMLTAGLFLFSASSLAGGLATEPEVLVAARLAQGIGAAMLAPATLAVINTSFDEGHARARAFGAWSAAGGVGGLAGAVAGGAITTGLSWRWIFLINVPIGAVLIAVAMVSLARTGTGGRKSLDLTGAVTGTAGLAALIYGVMQSADHGWTSAMVVGPAIAGLLLLVVFTVVEARFATQPMVPLRLFRIRGVAVGNGMLLLFGAIAIAMWYFTSLFLQNVLGYSAFQTGLGQTPAAVTFMVIARRAAALLPRTGVRPLVLAGSACFLAGFGWLAQAHPDSGYATSVLGPTLLIAVGIGLTFPTLMVVATADVPEGDAGTIGGLANTASQVGGSIGLAVFATAASARAATAAGESSPAAALAAGYDLIFLMAAGLGLAIAVLSVLLSRRYNLRRFW from the coding sequence ATGACAAGCACCGTCTCCGCAACTCAGCGGGTCAAGCCGATCATCGGCCCCGCCTGGTTGGTCCTGTCGCTGGTGTGCGCCTGCCAATTCATGGTGATCCTGGACGCGTCCATCGTCAACGTCGCTCTGCCGTCGATCCGCCGGGACCTCGGGTTCACACCCACGGGCCTGGCCTGGGTGGTGAACGGCTACCTGCTTACCTTCGCTGGCTTCATGCTGTTGGGTGGCCGCGCGGCCGACCTGTTCGGCCAGCGCCGGATGCTGACCGCAGGGCTGTTCCTGTTCTCCGCCTCAAGTCTGGCCGGCGGCCTGGCAACCGAGCCTGAGGTCCTGGTGGCGGCCCGCCTGGCGCAGGGCATCGGGGCCGCCATGCTGGCCCCAGCCACGCTCGCCGTAATCAACACCAGCTTCGACGAGGGGCACGCGCGTGCCCGGGCGTTCGGCGCGTGGTCAGCCGCAGGCGGCGTGGGCGGCTTGGCCGGCGCAGTTGCGGGCGGTGCCATCACAACTGGCCTGTCGTGGCGCTGGATCTTTCTGATCAACGTACCGATCGGCGCGGTGCTGATCGCGGTGGCCATGGTGTCGCTGGCGCGCACGGGAACCGGAGGGCGGAAATCGCTCGACCTCACCGGCGCGGTCACGGGGACGGCAGGGCTGGCCGCATTGATCTACGGGGTCATGCAGAGCGCCGACCACGGCTGGACCTCCGCGATGGTCGTCGGGCCAGCCATCGCGGGTCTGCTCCTGCTCGTCGTCTTCACTGTGGTGGAGGCACGTTTCGCCACCCAGCCGATGGTGCCCCTACGGCTGTTCAGAATCCGAGGGGTGGCCGTCGGCAACGGCATGCTGCTGCTGTTCGGCGCGATCGCCATCGCGATGTGGTACTTCACTTCGCTGTTCCTGCAGAACGTCCTCGGCTACAGCGCGTTTCAAACCGGGCTCGGGCAGACACCCGCAGCCGTGACGTTCATGGTGATCGCGCGAAGGGCCGCCGCTCTGCTGCCGCGAACCGGCGTGCGCCCACTGGTGCTGGCCGGCTCGGCCTGTTTCCTGGCCGGATTCGGCTGGCTCGCCCAGGCCCACCCCGACAGCGGCTACGCCACCAGCGTGCTGGGACCTACGCTGCTCATCGCGGTCGGCATCGGGCTGACCTTCCCCACCCTCATGGTGGTGGCGACCGCCGACGTCCCCGAGGGTGACGCGGGGACCATCGGTGGTCTGGCCAACACGGCAAGCCAGGTGGGCGGTTCGATAGGCCTGGCGGTGTTCGCGACAGCTGCCAGCGCAAGAGCCGCAACGGCGGCTGGCGAGAGTTCTCCGGCCGCCGCCCTCGCAGCCGGTTACGATTTGATCTTCCTCATGGCGGCCGGGCTCGGCCTGGCCATCGCGGTACTCAGCGTGCTGCTGTCGCGGCGGTACAACCTGCGCCGCTTCTGGTAA
- a CDS encoding cupin domain-containing protein — MTSTNPAMTSGPVAFEHWYDFTEGGPVHRALLPFPSTAPAPFEVARCSVAANTSNDLDVHRSREVWIILSGTGTLTFADQTGVLRAGDIAAFESRMPHQIRNDGPEDLHAISVYWLQEGD; from the coding sequence ATGACGAGCACGAATCCAGCGATGACCAGTGGTCCCGTCGCATTTGAGCACTGGTACGACTTCACCGAGGGCGGTCCGGTGCACCGCGCGCTACTGCCGTTTCCGTCGACAGCGCCCGCCCCGTTCGAGGTTGCGCGCTGTTCGGTGGCCGCGAACACGTCCAACGATCTCGATGTCCACCGGTCCCGTGAGGTGTGGATCATCTTGTCCGGGACCGGAACGTTGACGTTTGCCGACCAGACGGGCGTTCTGCGGGCCGGGGACATTGCGGCGTTCGAAAGCAGGATGCCGCACCAGATTCGGAACGACGGACCGGAGGACCTTCACGCCATTTCCGTCTACTGGCTGCAAGAAGGCGACTGA